The following proteins are encoded in a genomic region of Arachis ipaensis cultivar K30076 chromosome B02, Araip1.1, whole genome shotgun sequence:
- the LOC107625404 gene encoding 2-oxoglutarate-dependent dioxygenase AOP3, translating into MGSEEKMKLPILNFTKEDLKPGSNSWSIACERVRKALEEHGCFVVVYDKVCDELENGVFNSMKELFDLPTETKMRNNYEGMPLKGYVGQIPKIPLHESMGIDEGTTLHNIQGFAQKLWPNGNHHLCKNLFEYAKIAEELDRMVARMIFESYGLMEEHYEAYMGSTSYLLRLLAHKSPKEVVDEPQLGLVCHTDKSFTTILHQNHVNGLMVETKDGNWIHVDFSPTNSFVVMAGDGXXKVSAWSNERIKSPNHKVVMNNNKKNETRYSLGLFAFYKGILQAPEKLIDEEHPLKYKPFDHLALLNFSYSVNIKEYCGM; encoded by the exons ATGGGTTCTGAAGAAAAAATGAAGCTTCCAATTCTAAACTTCACCAAAGAAGATCTGAAGCCGGGAAGCAATTCCTGGTCAATTGCATGCGAGAGGGTGCGCAAAGCACTCGAAGAACATGGCTGCTTTGTAGTTGTGTATGATAAAGTTTGTGATGAGCTTGAAAATGGTGTTTTCAATTCCATGAAGGAACTGTTTGATCTCCCAACAGAAACAAAAATGAGAAACAACTATGAGGGGATGCCCTTGAAAGGCTACGTTGGACAGATCCCCAAGATTCCTCTCCATGAAAGCATGGGCATAGATGAGGGAACAACGCTTCACAACATTCAAGGCTTTGCTCAAAAATTGTGGCCTAATGGAAATCATCATTTATG TAAGAATTTGTTTGAGTATGCAAAGATAGCAGAAGAATTGGATCGAATGGTAGCAAGAATGATATTTGAAAGTTATGGTCTAATGGAGGAGCATTATGAAGCATACATGGGGTCCACAAGTTATCTCCTAAGGTTGTTGGCACACAAATCACCAAAAGAGGTTGTTGATGAGCCTCAACTGGGTTTGGTGTGTCACACTGACAAGAGCTTCACAACAATTCTTCACCAAAACCATGTCAATGGACTCATGGTGGAGACAAAAGATGGGAATTGGATCCATGTTGATTTTTCTCCTACTAATTCCTTTGTGGTCATGGCCGGCGATGGTTNNNNGAAGGTATCA GCATGGAGCAATGAGAGAATCAAGTCACCGAACCATAAAGTTGTGAtgaataataataagaagaatgAAACGAGGTACTCTCTTGGTTTGTTTGCCTTTTACAAAGGGATTCTTCAAGCACCTGAAAAGCTTATAGATGAAGAGCACCCTTTGAAGTATAAGCCATTTGATCATCTTGCATTACTGAACTTCAGTTACAGCGTTAACATTAAAGAATATTGTGGCATGTAA